The Candidatus Roseilinea sp. sequence ATGCCGTTGGCGAAGCGGAAGACGAAGATATTCTGAACCGTCTCCTTGCCCAGGTAGTGGTCAATGCGATAAACCTGCTCCTCGCGAAAGAAACGATGCACGTGCGCGTTTAACTCGCGCGCCGATTGCAGGTCGTGGCCGAACGGCTTCTCGATGATGATGCGCGACCAGTGGTGATCGCTGCCGGCGGCGCCGGTGCACAGCACACTACCGACGTTCTGGATAATGATGGGATACACCTCCGGCGGCGTCGCGAGGTAGAACAAGCGATTCGCGCCGCTGCCGTGCGCTCGCTCAATCGCTTCCAGCCGCTTACACAGCACCTCGTAATCGGCCGCTGCGCCGTAGTCGCCCTGCTGATAGTGCAGACTCCGGGCAAATTTCTCCCAAATCGTCTCGTTGATCGGCTTTGAGCGGGCAAACTCCTCACACGCGGCGCGCATCTCCTCGCGGAATGATTCGTTGGTCTTCGCCTTGCGCGCGAAGCCGATCATAGCGAATTCATCAGGCAGCAACCCATCGCACATCAGGCTGTAGAGCGCCGGGATGAGCTTGCGCTGCGTCAAGTCCCCCGAGGCGCCAAAGATAACCAGGATGCACGGTTCGGGTCTCTTGGAAGGGTTCATAGCAAGCAGTCGGCGGTCAGAGGTTAGGGCGATTCCGGCAGCCGGAGTCGAGAGCGATAAGACGCAAGCGCGCAACCGGCCGCCGAATCAACCCCCTCAGGATTCCGTTTATGCTGTTTTAACCGCGTGGCCGCCGAAGCCTTTGCGCATCACAGCGGTGATCTTCGCGGCAAAGGATTCTTCCTGGCGAGAGGCGAAACGCTGGAAGAGCGAGAGGGTGATCACCGGGGCCGGCACGTCCTCGTCAATGGCCGCCTGAACCGTCCAGCGGCCCTCGCCGGAGTCTTCCACGTACCCCCGCACCCGCTCCAGCTTGGGGTCATCTTTGAGCGCCTCGGCCAGCAAATCGAGCAACCAGGATCGCACCACGCTGCCTTTGCGCCACACTTCGGCAACCTGGTCCAACTTGAGGTTGAACTCGCTCTTCTCCATGATCTCGAAGCCCTCGGCGAAGGCTTGCATCATGCCGTATTCGATGCCGTTGTGCACCATTTTGACAAAGTGGCCGGCGCCGGCTGCGCCGCAATGCAGGTAGTGCTTGCCATCCGGCGCGAGCGACTTGAAAGCCGGCTCCAGTTGCTTGAACACCGCCTCGTCGCCGCCGATCATCAAGCAATAGCCATTCTGCAACCCCCAAATGCCACCGCTTGTACCCTGATCCATGAAGTGCACGCCTTTGGCTTTGCACTCGACGTAATGCCGCTTGGAATCTCGCCAGTTGGAATTGCCGCCGTCCACAATCGTATCGCCGGGCTCCAGCAGGTCGAGCAATCGTTGAATCATCGCGTCGGTCGTCGGGCCGGCCGGGATCATGATCCAGATCGCGCGCGGCGGCGTGAGCGCCGCCACCAGCTCTTCGACCGTGTATACCCCGCGCAGGCCTTCGGCCTTCAATTCGTCCACCGGTTTGGGGCTGCGATTGCACACGATGACGTCGTGCCCATCACGATGCCATCGTCGCGCCATGTTCGCGCCCATCCGCCCCAACCCAAATAATCCGATCTGCATGATGTCTTTGTCTCCCTTTGGTCAAGCGTCTATGTGAAGTTGGATGTCATACGAGGCGCCTGGCCGATCCGACTTCGCGTTTCTCCGCCGAGGAGCGTCCCGCGACGGCGTGCGCCTCGTCAGGTTTCACCTTCGCAGTTCGCTTCGTTCGGGCGCGTCGCGGTGCTGCCTCGGACGCCTTAGTGGACGCGACCGACCGGCGCGAACCGCCACTCACCACCTTGATCACTTTCCCCAACGCGGCTTCCCAATCGGCGCCCAAATGCAGCCGCAAGACGCGCCGCTGATGAGCCTTGAGCGATTCGAAGTCGCCCAGCGCCTGCGCGCGAATCAACGTGCCGAACGAGAACGGCTCTCCCGCAATCAGCACATCCTCCTTTGGATCGTAGGTCAGTTGCAGCGCCACAATGTTGTTCGCGCCACCTTTATGCAACTGCCCGGTGCTGTGCAAGAAGCGCGGCCCATAGCCCACGGTGACCGGCACGCCGGTTTTTTCGCGGATCAGGTGGCGCAGCCACGTGAGTTGCTGGCCCGCCGAGTCGGAATACGGCAAATAGGCGTGGATGGCGATATAGTCGCCAGGCTTGGCTTGGCGTAGGAATTTGTTGAGCTGCCCATTGGCGGAGCGGCTGGTCCACTCATTGCTGAATGCGCCGCTTTGCTCAAACTCGTCGAGCAGGCGCTTGGTGTTGACTTTGCTCTCAGTGACGTTTGGTTCGTCGAAGGGGTTTACGCCGATCACCACGCCGGCGATGGCCGTGGCAAATTCCCAGCGGAAGAACTCGGCGCCCAGGTCGTAGGCGTCGCTTAGCGTCAGGGTGAGCACCGGCAAGCCGGCCTTCACCAGGTTGGCGACGAAGCGATCATAGGTCTCATCGCCGGACAGCCGGATATGCACGAAGAAGCGATCAGGGCTGAGCGCGGCGACGCCCGATTTGTCGTGCGCCGCATCGCGCAGCGCCACCGGCGCGCCATCCGCACTCAGGTCACCCACCACCGGCACAATGCCGCGCTCCTGCTTGCCCAGGCTTTCGGCAATCAGTTGCTCGACCCAGTAGCCGAACGCTTCGATCTGCGGGGAGAGGATGAAAGTGACCTTGTCGCGTCCGTTCAAGGCCAACCCACCCATGAGGGCGCCGAGATACAGGCCGGGATTCGTTGCGCTATCCGGCTTGCACCAATGCGCCATCTGCGCCGCGCGCGCAAGCAGTTTGGCGATGTCCAACCCCTGCAAAGCCGCCGGCACCAATCCAAAATAGGAGAGCGCCGAGTAACGCCCACCGATGTCCGGCGGATTGATGAACACCCTGCCGAACCCTTCCTCGATAGCGAGGCGCTGCAGCGACGTGCCTTCGTCGGTGATGGCGACGAAGTGCTGGCCGGCCGTTTCGCCCACCGTCTCGTCCACCTTCGCGCGGAAGTACTTATAAAACGCGTTGACTTCCAATGTGCTGCCCGACTTGCTGGACACGATGAACAGCGTCTTCCTGAGATCGAGCCGGCGTTCCAGGCTCAGCACCGTCGTAGGGTCGGTGGTATCCAGCACGTGCATCCGCAGGCCGGTCACACCTTCGGCAGGGGTGAAAGTCGCGCGCATGACATCGGGCGCCAGCGAACTGCCACCCATGCCCAGCACCACGGCGTCGGTCATGCCCATGCTGCGCACCTGCTCGCGGAAGGCATGCAGTTCGTCCACGCGCGGCTTCATCGTCTCGATCACCGAAAGCCAGCCCAGGCGGTTGCTGATGACCTTGATATGCTCCGGCGCCGTCGTCCACAGTGACGCATCGCGTTGCCACACGCGTGAGGCGGCCTTTATCTTCACCAGTTCCTCGACATAGACCGGCGCCGACGACGCGCCGGACGCTTCGCCGCGCGCCGCGACGGCCGCGCGTTTGTCCTCGATGCCTTTGAGCAGCGACTCAAAGGCATCGGCGAACAGCCTGACGCCATCGTCCTGTAGCTTTTGCCACACGTGCTGCATCGAGATACCGACCGCCTCGAGTTCTTCGAGCGTGCGCCGGGCATCGGCCATCCCATCACGCAAGGTCGGCGCGACTACGCCGTGGTCGCGGAAGGCCTTCAGCGTCGCCGGCGGCAGCGTGTTCACCGTGTGCTCGCCGATGAGCGCCTCAACGTAGTAGGTGTCCTTGTAGGCCGGGTTCTTCGTGCTGGTGCTCGCCCACAGGATGCGCTGCACACGTGCCCCGCGGTCGGCCAGCGCTTTGAACTCCGGCTCGGAGAAGATGCGCTCGAAGATCTCATAGGCCAGCTTGGCGTTGGCGATGGCCGCCTTGCCCTTCAGAGCTCGTAGCCGTTCGCGCTGCGCCGCATCGTGCTCCGGCAGCGCAGCGATCTTCTCATCGAGCAGCTTGTCCACCAGCGTATCCACTCGGCTGACGAAGAAGGAAGCGACTGAGGCAACGTTGAGCGACTGGCCCTTCATCGCGCGCTCTTGCAAGCCGGCCAAGTAGGCGCGCGCGACGGCCGCGTAGCCGTCGAGCGAGAAGATCAGCGTCACGTTGATGTTGATGCCGTCGGCGATCAGCGTCTGGATGGCCGGGATGCCCTCCGGCGTGGCCGGCACCTTGACCATCAGGTTTTTGCGGCCTACGAGCTTGAACAGCCGCCGCGCCTCGCTCACCGTGCCCTCGTAGTCATGCGCCAGCAGCGGCGACACTTCCAGGCTGACGTAACCGTCCAGGCCGTTGGTCTGCTCATAGATCGGCTCGAGCAAGTCCGCCGCCGCCTGGATGTCGGCGATGGCGAGCGCCTCGTAGATCATGTTGGCGTCGGCGCCGCGTTGCACCAGGGCGATGATGTCATCGTCGTAGTCGGTGCTGCCGGTGATGGCCTTCTCGAAGATGGCCGGGTTCGAGGTCAGGCCAAGGACGCCGTAGTCGTCAATGAGCGACTGCATTTCACCAGAGGTGATAATGCTGCGCTGAATGTTATCGTACCAAAAGCTCTGGCCATACGTTCGCACATCGAAGTTGGGATTCCCATTATGACTGGTCATGGCTCATCAGAGAAGCTCTAAGCGCGCCGTGCGAGCGCGCGCCCGCGCACGTCACGCGCAAGCCTCGCGCTCCATTTGCTCGACTTTCTCCAGACGCGCAACGTAGCGCTCGACGCCGTTGAAGCGCGCGCCTAAAAAGGCGCGTATCACTTCCGCCGCCAGCTCGACGCCGATGACGCGCGCGCCGAGCACAATCACGTTCATGTCGTCGTGTTCCACACCCTGGCGCGCGGAGTAGGTGTCGTGGCATACACAGGCGCGAATCCCGCGCATCTTGTTCGCAGCGATGCACATGCCAACGCCACTGCCGCAGATGAGCACCCCGCGTTCGGCCAGACCGCGTTGGAGCGCCTCGCCCACGGCGCGCGCAAAGTCTGGATAATCCGATCGGTCTGCATTGAATGCGCCCAGGTCCAGCACCTCGTGGCCGTCTTGTTTGAGGAGTTCGACAAGCGAGGTTTTGAGCAGAAAGCCGACGTGATCGGCTGCTATAGCAACTCGCATCTGCCTCATTATATGCGTTGAGCCGATCTTTATCCAGGTTCGCTTTCACTGCCTCATGCAGCCTAGCGCTTCACATGTTGCCGGCCACATACTATAATGGCCGGTAGTTTTACCAGTTTACTTTCCGCAAATCGCCGATGGCTATAGCACGAGCGCCCCAGGCGACGTACGCTGCGGTGAAACAGGCGCGTGCGGGCCGACATCCGCGGATTGCGGTGAAATATCGAAATGGAGGAATCCGTGTCAGAGCTCGTCGTCGAATCCCTCTGTAGCCTGTTGCCGAAACGCATTCAGAAGCTGGGAGAGATCGCCTACAACCTGTGGTGGACTTGGCATCCCGAAGCGCAACGCGTCTTCCAGCGCATCGAGCCGGTGCTGTGGGAGGAGGTGTATCACAACCCGGTCAAGTTCCTGCGTCGCGTGCCGCGCGAGGCGCTTTCGGACGCGATCAAGGATCGGCGCCTGCTCGACGCTTACGACCGTGTCGTCGCCGAGTTCACCCTCTACATGAGCGGTCGTGACAACGACGATGGCAACCCCTGGTTCCAGCATTACGCCAACGCATGGCCGACGCACAAGGGCCCGGTGGCTTACTTCTCTTTCGAGTTCGGCCTGACCGAGGTGCTGCCCATGTATGCCGGCGGACTCGGCGTCTTGGCCGCCGACCACCTCAAGGAAGCCAGCGACCTAAACGTGCCGATGGTTGGGGTGGGCTTCCTATATCTACAGGGTTACTTCCGACAGCGAATCACCGAGGACGGTTGGCAAGAAGCCGACTACGAGCATCTCGACTTTGAGCAGTTGCCGATCATCCAGGTGCACGACGACGTCGGAGCCCCCCTGGTGCTGTGCGTGGAGTTGCCGGGGCGCTGCGTGCACTTCAACTTATGGCAAGCCCAGGTCGGTCGGGTGCCGCTCTACCTGATAGACACCGATCTGCCGGAGAACACGCCGCAAGATCGCGTGCTCACCCAGCGCCTATACAGCCCCGATCCGGATACGCGCATCAACCAGGAGATGGTGCTGGGCATCGGCGGCGTGCGCGCGCTGCGCGCATTGAAGATCAATCCGGCCGTCTGGCACATGAACGAGGGACACGCTGCGTTCAGCACGCTCGAACGCACCCGCGAGCTGGTCAAACAGGGCATGAGCTTTGAGCAAGCCAGGGAGGTCGTGCGCCAGAGCACCGTGTTCACCACGCACACGCCTGTGCCCGCCGGCAACGATCGCTTCCCGAAGTGGCTCATCGATCAACATCTGAACGGCCTATGGAACGAGCTGGGGCTCACCCGCGAGGAATTCATGGCGCTTGCGGAGGATGAAGGGGCTTTCGGCATGACGCCGCTGGCGCTGCGTATGTCGGCCAAGGCCAACGGCGTAAGTGAGCTGCACGGCCAGGTTTCACGCGCGATGTGGCAGTGGATGTATCCCAACCAGCCTGTGCCGATCTCACACATCACCAACGGCGTGCACACGACCACCTGGTTGGCGCGACGGATGCGCCGGTTGCTCGACGAGTACCTCGGCGCCGGCTGGTATGCCCGCCTGGACGACCCGGCCACCTGGCAGCTCGTTTACGAGATCCCCGACGATGAGCTATGGGCGGTGCGCAAGCACCTCAAGCGCAAGCTCGCCCAGTTCATGCGCGAGCGCGCCCGCGCCAAGTGGGTCACGCACAGCCAACACCCGGTGCAGACTATCGCCAGCGGCGTGATGATTGACCCCAACGCGCTGACCATCGGCTTCGCGCGCCGGTTCGCCACCTACAAGCGCGCCTCGCTCATCCTGCGCGATGTTCCGCGCTTGCTGCGCATCCTCAACAACCCGGCGCGGCCTGTGCAAATCATCTATGCCGGCAAAGCGCACCCCAACGACGAGCCCGGCAAGCGACTGATCCAGGAACTATACCGGGTGATCAAGAACGCCGACACTGCGGGGCGTATGGTGTTCATCGAGGACTACGACATCAACGTGGCGCGTCATCTGGTGCAGGGCGTGGACGTGTGGATGAACACGCCGCGCCGGCCCTACGAGGCCAGCGGCACAAGCGGCATGAAAGCCGCGCTCAACGGCGCGATCAACTTCAGCGTCCTCGATGGCTGGTGGCGCGAAGCCTACGACGGCACGAACGGCTGGGCCATCGGCGAAGACCGCGCCTATGACAGCCCGGAAGAGCAAGATCGGATAGACTGCGAATCGCTGTTCAACACCCTAGAGCGCGAAATCATCCCGCTTTACTACGACGCGGACGAAGACGGCATTCCGCATCGCTGGCTGCAGCGCGCGAAAGCATCCATCGCTACGATTGCGCCGCGCTTCAGCACCCGTCGCATGCTGAAACAGTATGTGGAGGAGATGTACGCGCCGCTGGTCAGCCGCCCAGCCGCGCCCTCGACCGAGCGCCCGGTCAACGAGCCGGTGCAGGTCTGAACGGCCACCGGCCCCATCCCAACGCACCGCGCCGGGCGTCTACTTGGCTGCAAAATGCGCGTCTAACAGCGCGATGACAGCGCGCGGCTCATCCCAGTGAGCCAGCGCGCCGGCGCTCGGCAGGCATTCAATGCGCCAGTTCGGCTTGTCGCAAAACTCGCCCACCCGCTCGTAGCCGGCAAAGGGGTCCCGGCCGAAGATCGCCAAACACGGCTGCGGCAATGCGCGATATACCTCCAGGATGTTCGAGGTAAAGAGCTGAAAGGCGATGAAGTAATACGGCGCATTTTCGGCAAGCGGCTGGTGGCTGGTGGCGTAGGCGTAATCCACCAGCGCGCGATTGAGCCGAGTGCGGCGGCTGGATTGTAGGAAGAAACGCAGGCCTGGGCGCGAAGTGAGCACGTCGTAGATCGGCCGGCGCCAGATCGGCACGCGTAGCGCGCCGAGGAGCAGATCGCTGGAGCGCAGCGACTGACTGCGCCAACTGAAGCCCGTCGGGGAGAGGAAGGCCAACGAGCGAAATAGCAACGGGCGCACCTGCGCTGCCAGGGCGAGAAACTCGCTCCCCAGCGACAACGCCACCGCATCTACACTCGCGCCATTCAGCTCTTGCTCGATGAGATCGAGGATAGCATCGCGAAACAGCGCCGGCCTATAGACGCGGTCGCTTCGATCCGAGAAGCCGTAGCCCGGAAAGTCGAGGGCGATCACCCGCCGCGACTGCGCATAATGATCATAAAGCGGCTTCATCTCAAACGATGAAGCCGCGGCATTAATCGAGTGAAGCAAAACCAGCGGCGGCACGCCTCTGCGGAGCGGTCCGGCGACATAGTATGCTAACTGCCCGGCGCGTCGTCCACGAAAGCGAACTAACTCGCCATCGAGTGCCGCCGTCAGCGGCACATTGTGATTGACATAGTTGCGCGACCAGGCAATCAACGCCAGGAAGAGCCCCAAGAAGGCACCGGTGGCGGCGGCTAATGCGACGGGCAGCCGGGCTGGCCGACCCGGTGATCTGCGGTCAGGCGTAGGTGTGATGGTCTGTCTAGGCGTCTGCGGCATAGAGCAATTCCCTTTGTATTCGTCGCGGGCAGGCCGCGCATTCATATCAGCCCAGCACGGCAGATAAGAATCGGCGCAGGCTGCCGTTGCACCATTGCGCGTCTGTCTGATGATAGCGCAAGCGCGGCAAAGGATGTCCAAGCTGCCGATCCTCCCTTGAAATGCGCGCCGAACACAACGTGCCCAAAGCGTTAGCGACTCATAGCCAGCCCGCATCAGGCCGCTGCGCGCCTAAACGACGCGCACCCGGTCGCGGAGGAACGCTGCGCGGCGATTGACATCGTGCGCCGCATCTCGCGCCACGCGGAGGATGAACAGAGGGCCGTAATCCTGTATAGCCAGCGAAGCCGCCACGGCGCCGGCAATTGCTGCGCGCACGGGGTCGCCATGCGTGATGAAGTCGGCCATGAAGCCGCCGCAAAATGCGTCACCGGCGCCGGTCACATCCACGACGCGCACCGGCAGGGCCGGCACATGCCAAAATCGCCCACTGTTGCGCTCGTGCACCAGCGCGCCATCCGCACCGAGTTTGAGCACCACCACGCGCGGCCCGCGATCGGCGAACCACTTGGCGCATGGTCGGGCATCCACGCGCGTCGGTTCTTCGTGAAACAGGCTCGCCGCTTCCTGGACGCTGGGCAGGAAGATGTCCACTTGCGCCAGCATCTCTTCCACATACGGCATCAGCCTCGGTTGCATCGCGCGCTCGCCCGGGTCGGCGCTGACGACGCTCACGCCATGGCGTCGCGCCACCTCGGGCAGATAGCGCTGCGCGCGAATGCTGCTGGGGGCGATGTGCAGGCCGAGCACCAACTCCCCACTTTCGACTCCTAACATTCGGGATTCCAAAGAGGAAGTGGGGAGTAGGGAGTCGGAGGTGCGACGGCGCGCCGCGAAGTACAGCTCAAGGTCTTCGGGAGTAAAAGCAAGTGGCTCATAGTTACGCGGATCGTCCTGTCCCGGCGTGGAGTGCACGTAGTCGTCCAGCGCAGGCGGCAAGGCCAATCCCCAGCGGGCAAAATGCTTTGCGGGTTCGGTATCTACGCGCGTGTTCTCGTCGAGATAGGCATAGAACGTGCGATGATCCTGCCAGCCAGGCACCCGGCGGATGCCGCGCACGTCAAAGCCATGGTCGCGCAAGTCATCCAACCAACCGGTCGGGTAATTCTCGCCTACGCGGGCAAGGATGGCGACGCGCTCCAGCCACACTCGCGCGCCGGCGGCGGCGTAGAGTGCGTTGCCGCCCATCTCCATCAGCCGCGCTTCACCCCGGGCCGTGATGATGTAATCGGTGCGCAGCCCCCCACAACACAGCAGCACGCGCGAATTCGGAATCGAATGGCGAAGGGCAAGCGCGCCGGCCATCTCGCGATTCTTGTGCCGCGACGCCCCATCTCAGGCTCATGCGCCCGGGCGCCCAGCTCACTTCGCCAAGGCGACTAATTCGCGCACCTTCTCAACATCCCACTCAACCGGCATTCCATTGCGGGGTGGCAGGCCGCGGCGAATGAACGCGGCGTGCACGATGAAATGGTCGGCGCGGTTGACGAAAAACTTCATCGCTTGCGGTGAAACGCCGCCGCCTAGGATGAGCGGCACAGGCAGTTTGAGAGGTCTCACCTCGTCAAACATGCGAATGGACTGTTCGGGCGTCCGGCCGGTCAGAATCAGGCCGTCGGCGCGACCAAACTCGACGGCTTGACGGCACATCTCCGGCAGCGGAATGGGGGCCAGCGGCTCGCCCAGCCGGTCGTACACATCGGCCAGGATCTTAATGTGCTGGGCGTTGAGATGATGGCGCGTCTTGATCGCTTCGTAGGCCACGCCCTGCACGATCCCCTCGGCCTTCAGCATCGCGCCGACGTAAACTTTGATGCGCACGAACTGCGCGCCGATGGCATGCGCGATCTCGATGGATTCTTTGCCGCTGTTCTGCATTAAACACACGCCCAACGCCACATCGGGGAAGGCGCGACGGAGTTCCTGACCGATCGTCGTCATGTGCGACACGGTGTGTTCGGCCACGTGCGGACCGACCGGCGTGTCGTTGACGTCCTGGAAATAGAACGCGCGCACCCCGCCTTCATAGGCAATCTGCGCGTGGATCAGCGCGTGGTCAATGATCTTGTGCAAGGGCTGAAAGTCGGGGCGAAAGGATTCCCGGGATGGCAACAGATGAATCGCAGCGATGATGCGCGGGAGCTTTACGGAGTCGGTAGTCATAGGCCTGTGCAATTACCGGTACCCAGCTTGGGTGTGAAGCCAAATTGTAACGGAAGATGAAAGGCCAGCGCATCCGCAACTGCACCGGTGCGATCCAGCATCCCCACCTACGGCAAATAGACGAGCGGATTTTGCGGCACGCCGCCGTAGCGAATCTCGAAGTGCAGGTGTGGGCCGGTCGAATTGCCGGTGCTGCCCATCGCGCCGATGATTTGCCCGCGCGAGACTGCCTGGCCGGGGTCCACATACCACTGGCTCAGGTGCGCGTAGAGTGTGGCGAAGCCGTTGCCGTGGTCTATCTGCACCATGTAACCATAGCCGACGTTGCTCCAGCCGGCGTAGGTCACATAGCCGCCGTCGGATGCGTAGATCGGTATGCCGATGGCGTTGGCGATATCAATCCCGCGGTGGTAATAGCGGAAGCCCTGAGAAATATAGCCGCGCGTGGGCCAGGCGAACGCGCCTCCAGCCGTAAAGCGAGGCGCCGGTCCGGCATAGGCGGAACCGCTGGCCGGCGCGCGCCTGGCATCAGCCTGGACGACGCGCGGGACAAATGGCTTGACGCCGCCGGGCACGACGATCCGCATGCCGGGCAGCAGATTCGCGCCATTGGTCAAACCGTTTAACGGCGAATTCAGGATATCGTCCACCTTGGCCTTGAATCGCTCCGCGATGCTCGAGAGGGTATCGTTGGCCTCGACGGTGTACAAAATGCCGT is a genomic window containing:
- a CDS encoding 6-phosphogluconate dehydrogenase, encoding MQIGLFGLGRMGANMARRWHRDGHDVIVCNRSPKPVDELKAEGLRGVYTVEELVAALTPPRAIWIMIPAGPTTDAMIQRLLDLLEPGDTIVDGGNSNWRDSKRHYVECKAKGVHFMDQGTSGGIWGLQNGYCLMIGGDEAVFKQLEPAFKSLAPDGKHYLHCGAAGAGHFVKMVHNGIEYGMMQAFAEGFEIMEKSEFNLKLDQVAEVWRKGSVVRSWLLDLLAEALKDDPKLERVRGYVEDSGEGRWTVQAAIDEDVPAPVITLSLFQRFASRQEESFAAKITAVMRKGFGGHAVKTA
- a CDS encoding glucose-6-phosphate isomerase translates to MTSHNGNPNFDVRTYGQSFWYDNIQRSIITSGEMQSLIDDYGVLGLTSNPAIFEKAITGSTDYDDDIIALVQRGADANMIYEALAIADIQAAADLLEPIYEQTNGLDGYVSLEVSPLLAHDYEGTVSEARRLFKLVGRKNLMVKVPATPEGIPAIQTLIADGININVTLIFSLDGYAAVARAYLAGLQERAMKGQSLNVASVASFFVSRVDTLVDKLLDEKIAALPEHDAAQRERLRALKGKAAIANAKLAYEIFERIFSEPEFKALADRGARVQRILWASTSTKNPAYKDTYYVEALIGEHTVNTLPPATLKAFRDHGVVAPTLRDGMADARRTLEELEAVGISMQHVWQKLQDDGVRLFADAFESLLKGIEDKRAAVAARGEASGASSAPVYVEELVKIKAASRVWQRDASLWTTAPEHIKVISNRLGWLSVIETMKPRVDELHAFREQVRSMGMTDAVVLGMGGSSLAPDVMRATFTPAEGVTGLRMHVLDTTDPTTVLSLERRLDLRKTLFIVSSKSGSTLEVNAFYKYFRAKVDETVGETAGQHFVAITDEGTSLQRLAIEEGFGRVFINPPDIGGRYSALSYFGLVPAALQGLDIAKLLARAAQMAHWCKPDSATNPGLYLGALMGGLALNGRDKVTFILSPQIEAFGYWVEQLIAESLGKQERGIVPVVGDLSADGAPVALRDAAHDKSGVAALSPDRFFVHIRLSGDETYDRFVANLVKAGLPVLTLTLSDAYDLGAEFFRWEFATAIAGVVIGVNPFDEPNVTESKVNTKRLLDEFEQSGAFSNEWTSRSANGQLNKFLRQAKPGDYIAIHAYLPYSDSAGQQLTWLRHLIREKTGVPVTVGYGPRFLHSTGQLHKGGANNIVALQLTYDPKEDVLIAGEPFSFGTLIRAQALGDFESLKAHQRRVLRLHLGADWEAALGKVIKVVSGGSRRSVASTKASEAAPRRARTKRTAKVKPDEAHAVAGRSSAEKREVGSARRLV
- the rpiB gene encoding ribose-5-phosphate isomerase, with the protein product MRQMRVAIAADHVGFLLKTSLVELLKQDGHEVLDLGAFNADRSDYPDFARAVGEALQRGLAERGVLICGSGVGMCIAANKMRGIRACVCHDTYSARQGVEHDDMNVIVLGARVIGVELAAEVIRAFLGARFNGVERYVARLEKVEQMEREACA
- a CDS encoding alpha-1,4 glucan phosphorylase, which codes for MSELVVESLCSLLPKRIQKLGEIAYNLWWTWHPEAQRVFQRIEPVLWEEVYHNPVKFLRRVPREALSDAIKDRRLLDAYDRVVAEFTLYMSGRDNDDGNPWFQHYANAWPTHKGPVAYFSFEFGLTEVLPMYAGGLGVLAADHLKEASDLNVPMVGVGFLYLQGYFRQRITEDGWQEADYEHLDFEQLPIIQVHDDVGAPLVLCVELPGRCVHFNLWQAQVGRVPLYLIDTDLPENTPQDRVLTQRLYSPDPDTRINQEMVLGIGGVRALRALKINPAVWHMNEGHAAFSTLERTRELVKQGMSFEQAREVVRQSTVFTTHTPVPAGNDRFPKWLIDQHLNGLWNELGLTREEFMALAEDEGAFGMTPLALRMSAKANGVSELHGQVSRAMWQWMYPNQPVPISHITNGVHTTTWLARRMRRLLDEYLGAGWYARLDDPATWQLVYEIPDDELWAVRKHLKRKLAQFMRERARAKWVTHSQHPVQTIASGVMIDPNALTIGFARRFATYKRASLILRDVPRLLRILNNPARPVQIIYAGKAHPNDEPGKRLIQELYRVIKNADTAGRMVFIEDYDINVARHLVQGVDVWMNTPRRPYEASGTSGMKAALNGAINFSVLDGWWREAYDGTNGWAIGEDRAYDSPEEQDRIDCESLFNTLEREIIPLYYDADEDGIPHRWLQRAKASIATIAPRFSTRRMLKQYVEEMYAPLVSRPAAPSTERPVNEPVQV
- a CDS encoding alpha/beta hydrolase is translated as MPQTPRQTITPTPDRRSPGRPARLPVALAAATGAFLGLFLALIAWSRNYVNHNVPLTAALDGELVRFRGRRAGQLAYYVAGPLRRGVPPLVLLHSINAAASSFEMKPLYDHYAQSRRVIALDFPGYGFSDRSDRVYRPALFRDAILDLIEQELNGASVDAVALSLGSEFLALAAQVRPLLFRSLAFLSPTGFSWRSQSLRSSDLLLGALRVPIWRRPIYDVLTSRPGLRFFLQSSRRTRLNRALVDYAYATSHQPLAENAPYYFIAFQLFTSNILEVYRALPQPCLAIFGRDPFAGYERVGEFCDKPNWRIECLPSAGALAHWDEPRAVIALLDAHFAAK
- the btpA gene encoding phosphoribosylanthranilate isomerase, which encodes MTTDSVKLPRIIAAIHLLPSRESFRPDFQPLHKIIDHALIHAQIAYEGGVRAFYFQDVNDTPVGPHVAEHTVSHMTTIGQELRRAFPDVALGVCLMQNSGKESIEIAHAIGAQFVRIKVYVGAMLKAEGIVQGVAYEAIKTRHHLNAQHIKILADVYDRLGEPLAPIPLPEMCRQAVEFGRADGLILTGRTPEQSIRMFDEVRPLKLPVPLILGGGVSPQAMKFFVNRADHFIVHAAFIRRGLPPRNGMPVEWDVEKVRELVALAK